gccaattacaGCACTATGTCAGTCAGGTGGGCGGAATGTTACTGCAACTGAGCGAAACTAAAATGGTCACAGTTCCGTagcagtccaatcacagcgctctattggtgggCGCGATattactgaaaaaacaaagatgactgCTTGTTTGAAACGGTTTTGGCATTAACGTTGGACTTTTTAGACTTGGGCTATTCTTTGAGTCAAGAACCGACAGAGGTACTTAAATTTACTCAGAAAAAGTATGCATCATCTTTGAAGGAATAGTTGATTGACATCCATAGCATTTGCCCTTGGCCTCAACGTTGCAATAAGAAAAATAACTTTCCACTACGTTGCATAATTTCACCAGCGTGTGCATGCTTGGTTGTACCAGAAACATCACTCCGTGAGATAAAAGCATTCTCAATGCGGTGAGGTGACTCACTCAGAAATGTGTACGAAGATGTCCTCTCCTCCACGAGAAGGACGAATGAATCCGTGACCCTGAGACCTGGAGAAGTTTTTACACACCCCTTTAAATACAGGACCTGATCTGGCTCGTACTGTCCTGCAGAGAATCAAAACACAGACATTGttttaaaagctttttttttggTCATAGTATGAATGTAAACAAGACCAGTACTGAATGCTTTTCTTTAGTGTTTGTACTCACGCTGAGTATGTGCGGGTGCGTTTGGTGGGCAGTGGGCTGGGCAGCTCTCCAGGCTGTGGTGGCTTCCTTTCCCGTTCCCAAACACGGCTGCCTTCCCTCAGGAAGGGGAAGGAGAGCTGCACAGGAGTGCGTGGGGAAGTCACAGGTAACGGCGGGTCTGGTGGCAGTGAGGAATCGTCTTCTGACATCTTGACTTGCATCAGAATATAATATGGAATGAGAAGGTGGAGGGTTACACTTCCTGCATGGCACAAGTGCCAGGAGGAAGAGAAGTGAAGCAACCACACCCTGAAGGAAAGGAACCCGAGAAATGTCAGAGAGAAGTAAGCTTCATCTATAAAACTGTCAGCACATCGTTTTTTTCAGACGTAAAAAAAAATGCGTGCAGGCAATTGCACTTGTCACAATATTGAAAAAGAAATGTTTGCTATAATTTCAAATAAACAAAGACCATGTTTAATAGCCAAT
This Nothobranchius furzeri strain GRZ-AD chromosome 16, NfurGRZ-RIMD1, whole genome shotgun sequence DNA region includes the following protein-coding sequences:
- the csdc2a gene encoding cold shock domain-containing protein C2a isoform X2, with the protein product MSEDDSSLPPDPPLPVTSPRTPVQLSFPFLREGSRVWERERKPPQPGELPSPLPTKRTRTYSATVRARSGPVFKGVCKNFSRSQGHGFIRPSRGGEDIFVHISDIEGEYVPMEGDEVTYKVCPVPPKNQKVQAVEVVITHLNPGTKHETWSGQIMSS
- the csdc2a gene encoding cold shock domain-containing protein C2a isoform X1; translated protein: MQVKMSEDDSSLPPDPPLPVTSPRTPVQLSFPFLREGSRVWERERKPPQPGELPSPLPTKRTRTYSATVRARSGPVFKGVCKNFSRSQGHGFIRPSRGGEDIFVHISDIEGEYVPMEGDEVTYKVCPVPPKNQKVQAVEVVITHLNPGTKHETWSGQIMSS